The Patescibacteria group bacterium genome segment GCTTCCTGGTGGTCACTGGAAGACTATTCGCAACGCCCGCAATAAATTGTATCGTGAGCATCAAGTCGAAGTGCGTGATGCGCGAGAAGTAGATACTCACGACCTCCACGGGCTTGTTGACCGGTGGAAGAGCGTGCGAGGCGCGCATGATCGCGCGTATGACGGGCGATATCATGCGTGTATTGAAAATGTCTTTGCTGGTTTTGTGAGCGCACGCGCAATCTTTGTCGACGGCCAGCTTGCAGGTATCAACGGGGGCTGGAAATTTCCCGGTAAACCGGGCTACTATTACGGCGCAGTCGGCATCCATGACTACGCGTTTCAGGATATCGGCGTTGTTTTATATCTTGAAGATTTTATGTGGATAAAAAATGCAGGGTACGCGTATGCCGATATGGCGGGAGGTGAAAAGGAGCTTACTCGCTTCAAAAATCAATTCCAACCCGTGCGCTGGTATAAAACGCATGTGTTCTCTATAGTACGAGCATAGTGCCATGAATAATGAGACTAAAAAAAGCTATTTGCACATAGGTCAGGCAAGCGACCTGCAGGGTAAGGACCGAGCGCTCTATCGTGCGCTCGAAATGTTGCCCGCGGTTCTCGCATGGGCGACCATTGTGGGGGCGTTTTTCTTTTCATGGTGGCGACCAGTGTGGGTCGCTGTTTTTATTATTGTCTTTGATCTTTTTTGGCTTATCAAAACAGTCTTTTTATCATTTCATGTGCGTGCCAATTGGCGGCGTATGCAGCGGCATTTGGCTATTGATTGGACAGAAAAACTTACAGATAAAAAATGGGATCATCTTTGGCAGTTGGTGATAGTGCCGTCTGCCGGAGAATCAGCCGATGTCATCCGTGAATCGCTCGATTTGATAGTATTGGCGCGCTGGCCGCGCGAACGCATGATGGTGGTATTGGCTCTCGAAGACAAAGGTGAGGTCGCGTGCCGGGTGGGCGCACAGATGCAAAAAAACTATACTGACAAGTTTGGTATTTTCTCTGTCACCTATCATCCGCAGGGAGTCGCCGGCGAGATGCGTGGCAAGGGATCAAACGAAACCTACGGTATGCGCGAGGCACAAAAGATCGTAGATGCGCACAATATTCCTTATGCTGATATCCTCGTCTCATCATTTGATGAAGACACCAAGCTCTACTCTCAATATTTTTTATGTTTGGCGTGGCATTTTCTGACAGCCGAGCGCCCATATCGATCGAGCTTCCAACCGGTACCGCTCTACCACAACAATGTATGGGAGTCAGGCGCGCTTGCGCGTGTGGTCGCGGCTTCCGGTACCTTTTGGCAGATGATGCAGCAAGAGCGCCCCGAGCGACTCACTACTTTTTCATCGCACTCAATGAGTTTTCTGAGTCTGGTAGAGGTTGATTTTTGGCAAACCAATATTGTCTCAGAGGATTCACGCATCTTTTGGAATCATTTCTTTTGGTATGACGGCGACTGGCGCGCGGTGCCACTCTCGTACCCCGTATCGCTCGATGCCAATGCTGCGCCCACGCTGTGGCAAACCGCAAAAAATATTTACAAACAGCAACGCCGCTGGGGGTGGGGGGTTGAGAATGTGCCGTATATGTTATTTAACTTTATAAAAAATAAAAAAGTACCGCTGGGCACCAAATTGCGTTTTTCGTTTAACGCGCTCGAAGGGTTTTGGTCGTGGGCGACCAATGCGCTCATTATCTTTGCGCTCGGTTGGCTGCCGTTGTATTTGGGCGGTAGAGAGTTCAACGGCACGGTGCTCTCATTCAATCTTCCGCAGATGACGCGCCGCATCATGACACTCGCGATGTTCGGTATTGTCACATCAGCTGCGATCTCACAGGCAATGTTGCGTCATACCAAAGACGATTATGCGGATAAGCACCGCGCGCCATTATTGCTCCATTGGATCTTAATGCCACTCTCAATTATCTTCTTCGGCGCGTTCCCAGGCCTCGAGGCGCAAACTCGCCTTGCCCTCGGCGGCAAATGGCGATTAGGTTTTTGGATTACGCCAAAAAGTCGATTGAAATGATATTTTTGCGTATAATATGTACATGAAGATATTGTTTGTCTCGGGCGCCTTTTTGATCTCGGGTATTTTGATTTTAAATACAAGTATTGTTCCATGTTCGTCTGCTGGGTGTCAGCAGTTTCTTGAAAGATTTATTTTCCTTTTCTTATTTCCGGGAGCATTTTTGCTCGGTTTATCGGGGCTTATATCGTGCCTCCTTAGGCCAGAGTGGAGTGTATCTTTTGCCTTTTACTTTCTAGCTACAGTTTCGCTCATTATCTTCTCGGGGTTTGCCATATTTAGTATTTTTTCTGGTGTAGGGCCTTATTAATTTATTCAAAGTGATAGCCGCTTTGCATCCGTGAGACGGCCAATTTGAGTGCTGGGTGTTTTTCGAGATCACGATCGCGCTCGAGAAGTGCTCGCGCCTCCGTGCGTGCGGCCTCAACCATCTTTATATTTTTGAGCGCTTCCATACCGATGTCTGACAGACCCCATTGGTTTTTGCCGGTGAGCTCGCCGGGGCCACGCAGTTCTAAATCACGCTCGGCAAGCTCAAAGCCGTTTTTTGCATTTTTGAGCGCGCGCAAGCGCGCGAGTGTTGTCTGGGCCGACGATTCGCAGATCGCATAAAAATATGACTGGTGGGTGCCACGGCCGATGCGCCCTCGGAGCTGATGGAGTTGGGCGAGGCCAAAGCGGTCAGCGCCCTCGACGATCATGATAGTGGCGTTGGGCACATCGATACCAACTTCGACGACTGAGGTGGCGACAAGAATCTGAATCTTATTCTCTCTAAAATCCGCTAGCGTTTTTTCCTTGTCGCGCGGCGTCATTTTGCCGTGGAGCATGGCGCTTTTAAACTCCGGAAAAATTTCTTTGCTCATACGCTCATATTCTTTTTTGACCGATTTGCGCTCGTCGTCCCCCTCATCGATACGCGAGCAGATGATGTATGCCTGCCGGCCGGCCTCGAGTTCACTACGCGCAAAATCCCACGAGCGATCTTTCGGTTTTAATAGAACCTCGGTGATGATAGGTGACCGGCCCGGTGGCAATTCGTCGAGCACTGATAGATCAAGGTCACCAAACACCGTGAGCGCAAGCGTGCGGGGGATAGGCGTGGCCGTCATCGAGAGAAAGTGGGGATTATACTCATGATCGCGTGATTTTGATTTGGCGAGTCGCATGCGCTGCCTAACTCCAAAGCGATGTTGTTCATCAACTACGATAAATGCCAAATGCCGAAAGCGCACTTTTTCAGATAGAAGTGCGTGCGTGCCGATGAGTACGGTTACTTCGCCTGACTCAAGCCATTTGAATAACTGTGCTTTTGATATGTGCGCTGGTTTGCCGCCAAATGCTTTTGATGGATAGACGAGCGCCTCAGATGAGGTCAAAAGACCAATCTTACGAAACGGTGTGCCGAGTAGTTTTGAAAATGTATCAAAGTGTTGGCGCGCCAAGATTTCGGTCGGCGCCATGTAGGTTGCCTGAAAACCCGCATTGGTTGCCAGAGCCGCAGCACCTGCCGCAATGACGGTCTTGCCCGAACCCACATCACCCTCCAAGAGGCGCGCCATAGGAGTTTTTTTACTGATATCACTCGTGATCGCCTCAAAGACTTTTTCCTGCGTTTTAGTAAAAGAAAAGGGGAGCGAAGCCATAAAGGCATCAAGGGCTTTTTTGTCTGGTGGGATGGGGAGCGAGGCGGTTTCTTCGAGGCGCATGCGTTCTTGCATGCGTGAGAGTTGGATGAAAAAGATTTCATCGAACGCGAGGCGTTTGCGCGCGCCTTCGTTTTCTTTTTCACTCTTGGGCCAGTGCGCAGCGCGTATGGCGGTTTGCAGATTTGGCAGATTATAGCGCGCTAAAATCTCTTTAGGTACCGGGTCCGTGAATGTTTCGCCTCTAATCGCCTCGTAGGTTTTTAAAATATGAAACTGGATCCAGCGGCTCGATGCGCCGCGTGTAGCAGGATATACAGGTAAAAACGATCCCGTGACGGATTCAGCCAAAAATAGCTGGCCAATTTTTTCGTACACAGGATTTGAGAGAAAGAGCGATCCTTTGCGGTCACTCACCTTGCCTTCAAGTCGCACGAGGTCATCTTTGGCGAGTTGCTTTGAGATATAAGGCTGGTGGAACCATACGGCGGTGATCTCACCGGTCTGGTCGGCGATACGGGCCTCGGTGATGCGCAGGCGCTTTTGAAAAGTTTTCTTTGCTTCGAGCGATAGTATCTTGCCTTCAACCGCTACGGTATCACCATCAGAGATATCTTTGATGGCTTTGATCGATGAGGCGCGTGTGTAGCGTGAGGGGAGATAGCGCAGAAGATCACCTGCGCTCTGCACGCCAATTTTGGCAAGCGCGCGTTTTTGAATATCAGTCAGCCGAAAAAGATCGGAAAGGGGCGTTTCGAGTGAGTGCGACATATTTAGATATTGTATACTTTTTTGTGCGCTCGCGAGGAATCGAACCTCGATTGCAAGCTCCGCAAGCTTGCGTCCTATCCATTGAACGACGAGCGCGTGTATTGTCTAAAACTTCAGCAACCGT includes the following:
- the recG gene encoding ATP-dependent DNA helicase RecG; this encodes MSHSLETPLSDLFRLTDIQKRALAKIGVQSAGDLLRYLPSRYTRASSIKAIKDISDGDTVAVEGKILSLEAKKTFQKRLRITEARIADQTGEITAVWFHQPYISKQLAKDDLVRLEGKVSDRKGSLFLSNPVYEKIGQLFLAESVTGSFLPVYPATRGASSRWIQFHILKTYEAIRGETFTDPVPKEILARYNLPNLQTAIRAAHWPKSEKENEGARKRLAFDEIFFIQLSRMQERMRLEETASLPIPPDKKALDAFMASLPFSFTKTQEKVFEAITSDISKKTPMARLLEGDVGSGKTVIAAGAAALATNAGFQATYMAPTEILARQHFDTFSKLLGTPFRKIGLLTSSEALVYPSKAFGGKPAHISKAQLFKWLESGEVTVLIGTHALLSEKVRFRHLAFIVVDEQHRFGVRQRMRLAKSKSRDHEYNPHFLSMTATPIPRTLALTVFGDLDLSVLDELPPGRSPIITEVLLKPKDRSWDFARSELEAGRQAYIICSRIDEGDDERKSVKKEYERMSKEIFPEFKSAMLHGKMTPRDKEKTLADFRENKIQILVATSVVEVGIDVPNATIMIVEGADRFGLAQLHQLRGRIGRGTHQSYFYAICESSAQTTLARLRALKNAKNGFELAERDLELRGPGELTGKNQWGLSDIGMEALKNIKMVEAARTEARALLERDRDLEKHPALKLAVSRMQSGYHFE
- a CDS encoding glycosyltransferase family 2 protein: MNNETKKSYLHIGQASDLQGKDRALYRALEMLPAVLAWATIVGAFFFSWWRPVWVAVFIIVFDLFWLIKTVFLSFHVRANWRRMQRHLAIDWTEKLTDKKWDHLWQLVIVPSAGESADVIRESLDLIVLARWPRERMMVVLALEDKGEVACRVGAQMQKNYTDKFGIFSVTYHPQGVAGEMRGKGSNETYGMREAQKIVDAHNIPYADILVSSFDEDTKLYSQYFLCLAWHFLTAERPYRSSFQPVPLYHNNVWESGALARVVAASGTFWQMMQQERPERLTTFSSHSMSFLSLVEVDFWQTNIVSEDSRIFWNHFFWYDGDWRAVPLSYPVSLDANAAPTLWQTAKNIYKQQRRWGWGVENVPYMLFNFIKNKKVPLGTKLRFSFNALEGFWSWATNALIIFALGWLPLYLGGREFNGTVLSFNLPQMTRRIMTLAMFGIVTSAAISQAMLRHTKDDYADKHRAPLLLHWILMPLSIIFFGAFPGLEAQTRLALGGKWRLGFWITPKSRLK
- a CDS encoding GNAT family N-acetyltransferase is translated as MEVTHIDTAEARSLLFDLTRRYGRTPEHNADWFLSVAKGEVRPPLLIHLSDGRAVLAYDDGNEWGMLEEPLVPTEDVARTVCDFAREALASSLIKKVVVELKTPVRKEVLGMLPKTLKARAINYTMTWPVYDMHAFDSALPGGHWKTIRNARNKLYREHQVEVRDAREVDTHDLHGLVDRWKSVRGAHDRAYDGRYHACIENVFAGFVSARAIFVDGQLAGINGGWKFPGKPGYYYGAVGIHDYAFQDIGVVLYLEDFMWIKNAGYAYADMAGGEKELTRFKNQFQPVRWYKTHVFSIVRA